One Dictyoglomus turgidum DSM 6724 DNA window includes the following coding sequences:
- a CDS encoding type II secretion system protein: MSLFKNLKGFSLVELLVSMTILLIIMSFSLPVFVSSGEKIKKTELSEIAKNIAFYTMEYIKARNITCQNNPEKGSIIDAKYGLSYGNSYTLGNDSSHYYPGLVDINGNPLSINISPSLPYQTYNNNPQAFYSVLQGFVPYGVSDPNLNNNRDKSTNLLPIIKYSKNIPKYIFRAKENYTPKIYTDDTRKTDPTSFDYDPHYTNDSNLLKNTTNYEGFRVLTRIVARKRYPNEPDHVQFYDVLVKVFWVYGNREYSYEVSSQIMTWGE, translated from the coding sequence GTGAGCTTATTTAAAAATTTGAAAGGCTTTTCCTTAGTAGAACTTCTCGTTAGTATGACCATACTACTTATCATTATGAGTTTTTCTCTTCCAGTTTTTGTCTCCTCTGGAGAGAAAATTAAAAAGACTGAACTTTCAGAAATAGCTAAAAACATAGCTTTTTATACAATGGAGTATATAAAGGCAAGAAACATAACTTGTCAAAACAATCCTGAAAAAGGATCTATTATAGATGCTAAATATGGCTTAAGCTATGGAAACAGTTATACTTTAGGAAATGACTCTTCTCATTATTATCCTGGATTGGTAGACATAAATGGAAATCCTTTAAGTATTAATATTAGCCCTAGCCTTCCCTACCAAACTTATAACAATAATCCTCAAGCTTTTTACTCTGTATTACAAGGTTTTGTACCCTATGGAGTTTCTGATCCCAATCTTAATAATAATAGAGATAAAAGCACCAACTTACTCCCCATAATTAAGTACTCAAAAAATATACCAAAATATATTTTTAGGGCAAAAGAAAATTATACTCCAAAGATCTACACAGATGACACACGAAAAACTGATCCTACTTCCTTTGATTATGATCCTCACTACACAAATGATAGTAATTTACTAAAGAACACAACAAATTATGAGGGTTTTAGGGTTCTTACCCGAATAGTGGCAAGAAAAAGATACCCCAACGAGCCAGACCATGTGCAATTTTATGATGTTCTTGTGAAAGTTTTTTGGGTTTATGGGAATAGAGAATATTCTTATGAGGTATCAAGCCAAATAATGACCTGGGGAGAATAA
- a CDS encoding prepilin cleavage protein, protein MKKGMSLVELIISLFILFIILALTFAIWMSVQRDFISQKLDREIYEYLNSAKTNILDSVLKSIFIYPPNVNIRLSDSSNFNLNINERIGYDKLLTITPASSGGYFLNVYLTRPRVPTDSALPNARMLLYYRKFINWSPQYATYTITVAFTGTSKTLKIGKITNYPTNITFTSGEFPKIIADYIVPNGFTVSYYVIDYSTLDPSNNTYSLTTYTDTIPSRNTNIQQVQVSLSIQRRYQNIVRTRDVTFNGTVFLEELPISY, encoded by the coding sequence ATGAAAAAAGGAATGAGCTTAGTTGAATTAATCATTTCTCTCTTCATACTATTTATTATACTTGCATTAACCTTCGCCATATGGATGTCAGTACAGAGGGATTTTATTTCTCAAAAACTTGATAGAGAAATATACGAGTATCTTAATTCAGCAAAAACCAACATCCTTGATTCTGTGCTAAAGAGTATTTTTATATATCCTCCAAATGTAAATATAAGGCTTTCCGATAGTTCAAATTTTAATCTTAATATAAATGAAAGAATTGGTTATGATAAACTTCTTACAATCACCCCTGCCTCCTCAGGAGGTTACTTTTTAAATGTCTACTTAACAAGACCAAGAGTTCCTACAGATAGTGCTCTTCCAAATGCAAGAATGCTTTTATATTATAGAAAATTTATAAATTGGAGCCCTCAATACGCTACTTATACCATTACTGTCGCTTTTACAGGCACATCTAAGACTCTAAAGATAGGAAAAATCACTAATTATCCTACAAATATAACCTTTACTTCTGGAGAATTTCCAAAAATAATTGCGGATTACATAGTACCCAACGGCTTTACTGTAAGCTATTATGTAATTGATTATAGTACTCTGGATCCGTCAAACAATACATACTCTTTAACTACTTATACCGATACTATTCCTTCAAGAAATACAAATATTCAACAGGTGCAAGTTTCTTTAAGCATTCAAAGAAGGTATCAAAATATAGTAAGAACAAGAGACGTTACCTTCAATGGAACGGTATTCTTAGAGGAATTACCTATCTCCTACTAA
- a CDS encoding DUF4900 domain-containing protein, translated as MRIKKGEKGDISLITAITFAIFITALIALVVNFPIEQSFFTRRSQARDQVLYATQVGIKTVLTTARYYLKDQLTRRKLTDIDENFLSSLLSKNNTNFINTINYIYTNTSQVDPNTVYSILDYSFSLANYTAITRGGTTDEVSYTYVYTITCLGQKVNFNPTITLQVTVTGKIEGVLRKENFARFALFTDRHLMSDGSRVWFTDRTKFYGPVHTNGQFAFAYTPQFFDEVSSVATTAYFYNGGNPRQLAADSNPPRDIPYFAKGFTRGAPAINLPTVAYTQLYAALSYFPNDNFPTYSPTYSVIRNYLGLPPGNTAPPNGIYTITIANGGGIYIQGDTSIEFGKDSLGRSVYTITQGSSTYVFTVDVKNNKTYVKIGNQIIEINKAPNGVIYVNGNVTSIKGMVQKDQRITVVAKSNITITNHLTYEDDPRNNPDAVNVLGLLAETGNIIIDPKDSSGNVLRDPNIHAVLMAPNGVVQVANYSTRPPAGDVHLLGGIISKNYGAFGTFSTDRNGNPIPTSGYGRDFWYDYRMRSGYAPPYFPTTGRTIQEGNPQTQRWIFIDSWREIWK; from the coding sequence ATGAGAATCAAAAAAGGGGAAAAGGGTGATATTAGCCTGATAACAGCTATAACCTTTGCCATTTTTATAACTGCTTTGATTGCTCTTGTGGTAAATTTCCCCATTGAACAGTCCTTCTTTACCCGTAGAAGTCAAGCAAGAGATCAAGTACTATACGCTACTCAAGTAGGAATTAAAACCGTTCTCACCACTGCAAGATACTACTTAAAAGACCAATTAACAAGAAGAAAATTAACAGACATAGATGAGAATTTTTTATCCTCCCTTTTATCAAAAAATAATACCAATTTTATTAATACTATCAATTATATTTATACAAATACTTCCCAGGTAGATCCTAATACTGTTTACTCCATTTTAGATTACTCTTTTAGTTTAGCAAACTACACTGCAATAACAAGAGGTGGAACAACCGACGAAGTTAGCTATACTTATGTATATACTATAACCTGTCTCGGACAAAAAGTAAATTTTAATCCTACCATAACCCTTCAAGTTACCGTCACGGGAAAAATCGAAGGAGTGCTAAGAAAAGAAAATTTTGCTAGGTTTGCATTGTTTACCGATAGACACTTAATGAGCGATGGTTCAAGGGTCTGGTTTACTGATAGAACAAAGTTCTATGGACCTGTTCATACTAATGGACAATTTGCTTTTGCTTATACTCCACAATTTTTTGATGAAGTTTCATCGGTAGCTACAACCGCATACTTCTATAATGGTGGAAATCCAAGACAACTTGCAGCAGATAGCAATCCTCCAAGAGATATCCCTTATTTTGCGAAGGGATTTACAAGGGGAGCTCCTGCAATCAATCTTCCTACTGTAGCTTATACTCAGCTTTATGCTGCCCTTTCCTACTTTCCAAATGATAATTTTCCTACGTACAGTCCCACTTATTCGGTAATAAGAAACTATCTTGGACTGCCTCCTGGAAACACTGCCCCTCCTAACGGAATATATACCATAACTATAGCCAATGGCGGTGGAATATATATACAGGGTGATACCAGTATAGAATTTGGAAAGGATTCCTTGGGTAGATCAGTTTATACTATAACCCAGGGATCGAGTACTTATGTATTTACAGTTGATGTCAAAAATAACAAAACCTATGTAAAAATAGGAAATCAAATTATAGAGATAAATAAAGCCCCTAATGGAGTTATTTATGTTAATGGAAATGTCACAAGTATAAAAGGTATGGTACAGAAAGATCAAAGGATTACAGTGGTTGCTAAAAGTAACATTACCATTACAAATCATTTGACCTATGAGGATGATCCAAGAAACAATCCAGATGCTGTAAATGTGCTCGGACTTCTTGCAGAAACTGGCAATATAATTATTGATCCAAAAGATAGTAGTGGAAATGTATTGAGAGATCCAAATATTCATGCAGTACTTATGGCTCCAAACGGTGTGGTACAGGTAGCAAATTATAGCACGAGACCCCCAGCTGGGGATGTACATCTTTTAGGAGGTATTATCTCTAAAAACTATGGAGCTTTTGGTACCTTTTCCACAGACAGAAATGGAAACCCAATTCCAACAAGTGGTTATGGTAGAGATTTTTGGTACGATTATAGAATGAGATCAGGCTATGCTCCACCCTATTTCCCAACCACAGGAAGAACTATACAAGAAGGCAATCCTCAAACCCAAAGATGGATTTTCATTGACTCTTGGAGGGAAATATGGAAATAA
- a CDS encoding PilN domain-containing protein yields MIGIQWLNGKLRIARISKKGKKVELRDYIEVEIPTGDFWNRGLEEVNLVKERIEKVFRENKIKDKEIVMLFESKDISLRTSEYPYMSIKELEMAILDDLEEYQAFDENYSLFTFSMLDQDKSKIRTTVATIPKVIVNTWESIFKNLGCKLVSFEPSFVSGTRYILWSGKNKYPNGIIFIGNETTDLVFIKEKKINSIINLSVGINDFYNLDELSFDTTFLSWQEELITYLNSAFYELGDKNIVIFGEDERYFKVAENFVKNLSLDYKVDIIENLNISLLGTALYDVNILRINFIKERILIDRELIIRSLISFLLALSLIFPINFYFDLKIRDLDRKINYLQSEILKYNDQISNLRKEVDNQNAMVQILEKWLEERSAVSLPFIFLSDLRYFIPKNVWLTALDIGIDKKLIIEGYSLDTEGVADFLLALSRYERIKSIKLESAILEIMENKEVQKFRVVGYIK; encoded by the coding sequence ATGATTGGAATTCAATGGCTTAATGGAAAATTAAGGATTGCGAGGATTTCTAAAAAAGGAAAAAAAGTAGAGCTGAGAGATTATATTGAAGTAGAAATTCCTACGGGAGATTTTTGGAATAGAGGATTAGAAGAAGTAAATTTAGTTAAAGAGAGAATTGAGAAGGTCTTTAGGGAAAACAAAATAAAAGACAAAGAAATTGTTATGCTTTTTGAAAGCAAAGATATATCTCTAAGGACCTCAGAATACCCTTATATGTCTATAAAAGAGCTTGAAATGGCAATTCTTGATGATCTTGAAGAGTATCAAGCCTTTGATGAAAATTATAGTCTGTTTACCTTTTCCATGCTTGATCAGGATAAAAGTAAGATAAGAACTACTGTAGCCACAATTCCTAAGGTAATAGTTAATACTTGGGAGAGCATCTTTAAGAATTTAGGATGTAAGCTTGTTTCTTTTGAGCCATCTTTTGTCTCAGGGACAAGGTATATTCTTTGGTCGGGTAAAAATAAGTATCCCAATGGAATTATATTTATAGGTAATGAGACCACAGATTTAGTTTTTATAAAGGAAAAAAAGATTAATTCTATTATAAACTTAAGTGTGGGAATTAATGATTTCTATAACTTAGATGAACTATCCTTTGATACTACCTTTTTAAGCTGGCAAGAAGAGTTGATTACTTATTTAAACAGTGCTTTTTATGAACTTGGAGATAAAAATATAGTAATATTTGGAGAAGATGAAAGATATTTTAAGGTTGCAGAGAATTTTGTAAAAAATCTATCCTTAGATTACAAAGTAGATATCATAGAAAATCTCAATATTTCCCTTTTGGGAACAGCATTGTATGACGTAAATATACTAAGGATCAATTTTATAAAAGAGAGGATTCTTATAGATAGAGAATTAATCATAAGATCCCTTATTTCCTTTCTTCTTGCTCTTTCTTTAATCTTTCCTATAAATTTCTATTTTGATTTAAAAATTAGAGATTTGGATAGGAAAATAAACTATCTACAAAGCGAAATTCTCAAATACAATGATCAAATTTCTAATTTGAGGAAAGAAGTTGACAATCAAAATGCAATGGTACAAATACTAGAAAAATGGCTTGAAGAAAGATCTGCAGTATCTCTTCCTTTTATCTTTCTTTCCGACTTAAGATATTTTATCCCTAAAAATGTATGGCTTACAGCTCTTGATATTGGAATTGATAAAAAATTAATTATAGAGGGATACAGTCTTGATACCGAAGGAGTTGCGGATTTTTTGCTTGCATTGTCTCGTTATGAGAGGATTAAAAGTATTAAATTAGAAAGCGCTATTTTAGAAATTATGGAAAACAAGGAAGTACAAAAATTTAGGGTGGTGGGGTATATAAAATGA
- a CDS encoding prepilin-type N-terminal cleavage/methylation domain-containing protein: protein MRKGEKGFTLIETLIVIIIFMIIFSLIFGALLYSFQISRSQQVYDEILDDINIFIQQLSNELRQAYTITFPAYSTYSDNFADFSQNKLIEFNSRDDKNQIRKIIYSFGAPNSKGMREVLYSLNLSTDGGFTYQSVISSQPLTNKVFKNIIIRRPYWDPKVVEVEIFAESLLPYGNTINMYRIFLISLRQ from the coding sequence ATGAGGAAAGGAGAAAAGGGATTTACTCTTATAGAAACATTGATAGTTATTATCATATTTATGATTATCTTCTCCCTTATTTTTGGTGCTCTTCTCTACTCTTTTCAAATATCTCGATCTCAACAAGTATATGATGAAATTCTTGATGATATAAATATTTTTATTCAACAATTGTCCAATGAGTTAAGACAGGCTTATACTATAACCTTTCCGGCATATTCTACATATTCTGATAACTTCGCTGATTTTAGTCAAAATAAATTAATTGAATTCAATAGTAGAGATGATAAAAATCAGATCAGAAAAATAATCTACTCTTTTGGAGCTCCTAACTCTAAAGGAATGAGAGAGGTGCTTTATAGTCTAAATCTATCTACCGATGGTGGATTTACATATCAAAGTGTCATCAGCAGTCAACCTTTAACTAATAAGGTGTTCAAAAACATAATCATAAGAAGACCTTATTGGGATCCAAAAGTTGTGGAGGTGGAGATCTTCGCAGAGTCTCTTCTTCCCTACGGAAATACAATAAATATGTACAGGATTTTTTTGATCTCTTTAAGACAGTAA
- a CDS encoding type IV pilus modification PilV family protein has protein sequence MRIDKEKGQSLVGVVVFTIILMILVLSLTGATIWSYALNKRARDRAEAQDIAKNIIETTKIWAGSSEANFDALVENEVNSTRAIPAIPTIRPAIPADPPENDRLYTDFYNIPKVNGAPKYVVQFLVKDYQSPGSSIAIMKRITVRVYYAKPNGEINTSIHKPGSGAPPKRYENPLAELAGVVTRP, from the coding sequence GTGAGAATAGATAAGGAAAAAGGACAATCTTTAGTGGGAGTAGTGGTATTCACCATTATCTTGATGATATTAGTACTTAGTTTAACGGGGGCTACTATTTGGAGCTATGCCTTAAACAAAAGAGCAAGAGATAGAGCTGAAGCTCAGGATATTGCCAAAAATATTATTGAGACAACAAAAATTTGGGCGGGAAGTAGCGAAGCAAACTTTGATGCATTAGTAGAAAATGAAGTAAATAGTACAAGAGCAATCCCTGCAATACCTACCATAAGACCTGCAATTCCTGCAGATCCACCTGAAAATGACAGACTATATACGGATTTTTATAACATTCCTAAGGTAAATGGAGCACCTAAATATGTAGTACAATTTCTTGTCAAAGATTATCAAAGTCCGGGATCTTCTATTGCCATAATGAAGAGAATTACGGTGAGGGTGTACTATGCGAAGCCAAATGGAGAAATTAATACCAGTATACATAAGCCTGGAAGTGGTGCACCGCCAAAAAGGTATGAAAATCCTTTGGCAGAACTTGCGGGGGTAGTTACAAGACCATGA
- the ilvN gene encoding acetolactate synthase small subunit gives MQHTLSLIVENKPGVLARIAGLFSRRGYNIESLAVNTTEVPHLSRITLVVKGDEKVLEQITKQAYKLIEVVKVNDFTGVPVVERELALIRVKSDATTRRAIIDLVEIFRANIVDVSDKDLIIEITGDSEKIDAFKKNLEPYGIKEMVRTGKIVMERGLKLY, from the coding sequence ATGCAACATACCCTTTCCTTAATTGTGGAAAACAAACCAGGGGTACTCGCAAGAATAGCTGGTTTATTTAGTAGAAGAGGATATAACATTGAGAGTCTTGCAGTAAATACTACTGAAGTTCCTCATCTTTCAAGAATAACCCTTGTAGTTAAGGGTGATGAAAAAGTATTAGAACAAATCACAAAACAAGCCTACAAGTTAATTGAAGTAGTTAAAGTTAATGATTTTACTGGAGTTCCTGTAGTGGAGAGAGAGTTGGCTCTGATTAGGGTTAAATCCGATGCTACCACGAGAAGAGCGATAATTGATCTTGTAGAAATTTTTAGAGCCAACATTGTAGATGTTAGTGATAAGGATTTGATAATTGAAATTACAGGTGATAGCGAGAAAATTGACGCTTTTAAAAAGAATTTAGAACCTTATGGGATTAAAGAGATGGTAAGAACAGGAAAGATCGTTATGGAGAGAGGATTAAAACTCTATTAA
- a CDS encoding DUF7305 domain-containing protein, which translates to MIKITEKGYSTIVLVLVLGLIFLGISITLLNTALTKDTIFSEEKMSDNLLVACDLMLDNTLLTISDFPKFLSLSARNVNSDIYKNLSIISTKLTDENMIKKASAYYVLSFLLSKINGGEVVNLNNSLNPYQDIGASYSNYIQANKTPGSLWDILDNYGTYLYDLSDKRLYKVVGLNSNGIYYLVPNLSEINGSTLLQEFYSSNVYRLSDLDYNFKINSRWIVIRTNVQYNDDNGSNGEFQIRITAYYLSSPNRIRSIYSSAKIGSILAQIIKDYTNTITPPAFTHAVWSGNGLTINGALDIYSGNISPNGTYTSTYTNGDLYVDGKIVLNGAPRIYGNLITSQPQEVNPITITGAPYIQGQIIYNQKESLPEIPLPLEEQIKQIASSYGAIQKGSLSTYSNYTLVVNGRKYDGTNVPYYIDGSLTLNATGNVKINSTSSNPPVALYVNGDLTFNGDCTLEFNSPGVIWVNGDVIFNGIVKIKGSGTIISTKKIQFNGAQGIKYLDDKSISALVSLGQGTNGGIVVNGSVEYHGLMYAPYSNITFNGSSTIFGAVIGGGYGTTQGVTFNGSQNIVYDNRLANNTVSPPPLMGEPLKYVNVSFEAFSSSGKVLRNRWAEIITKTVSENYVSSLNPIINIKM; encoded by the coding sequence ATGATTAAAATTACAGAAAAAGGATACTCTACTATTGTGTTAGTATTGGTTTTGGGTTTAATATTTCTTGGAATCTCAATAACTCTTCTTAATACAGCCCTAACCAAGGATACCATTTTTAGTGAAGAAAAAATGTCAGATAATCTCCTTGTCGCTTGTGATTTAATGCTTGATAACACACTCCTTACTATAAGTGATTTCCCTAAATTTTTATCTCTATCTGCCCGTAATGTTAATTCAGATATTTATAAAAACCTGAGTATCATATCTACAAAATTAACTGATGAAAACATGATTAAAAAAGCATCAGCATATTACGTTTTGAGCTTTTTGCTCTCAAAAATTAATGGTGGCGAAGTAGTTAATTTAAACAACAGCTTAAATCCCTATCAGGATATAGGAGCAAGTTATAGTAATTATATTCAAGCAAATAAAACTCCTGGATCATTATGGGATATTTTAGACAATTATGGAACATATTTATACGATTTATCTGATAAAAGGCTGTATAAAGTAGTTGGATTAAATAGTAATGGGATATATTATTTAGTTCCTAACTTATCTGAAATAAATGGGAGTACATTGCTGCAGGAGTTTTATTCAAGCAACGTTTATAGGCTTTCTGACCTTGATTATAATTTTAAAATAAATTCTCGATGGATAGTAATAAGAACAAATGTGCAATACAATGATGATAATGGAAGTAATGGCGAGTTTCAGATAAGAATTACAGCCTACTATTTAAGTAGTCCAAATAGAATTAGATCTATCTATTCTTCTGCCAAAATTGGAAGCATCTTAGCCCAGATTATTAAGGATTATACTAACACTATAACACCTCCTGCTTTTACTCATGCAGTTTGGTCTGGAAATGGCTTAACCATAAATGGAGCCTTAGATATATACTCAGGCAACATATCTCCAAATGGAACCTATACATCTACATATACTAATGGAGATTTATATGTAGATGGAAAAATAGTTTTAAATGGAGCTCCAAGAATATATGGGAATCTGATAACTTCACAGCCTCAAGAGGTAAATCCTATCACTATAACTGGAGCACCATATATTCAAGGACAAATAATTTACAACCAAAAGGAATCATTACCAGAAATTCCCCTTCCCTTAGAGGAGCAAATAAAACAGATAGCAAGTTCTTACGGTGCAATCCAAAAAGGATCACTATCTACTTATAGTAACTATACCCTTGTAGTAAATGGAAGAAAATATGATGGAACAAACGTTCCTTATTACATAGACGGTAGCTTGACCTTAAATGCTACTGGAAATGTAAAAATAAACTCCACCTCATCTAATCCTCCTGTAGCTCTATATGTTAATGGAGATCTCACTTTTAATGGTGATTGTACCCTTGAGTTTAATTCTCCTGGAGTTATTTGGGTAAATGGAGATGTAATTTTTAACGGAATAGTTAAGATAAAAGGCTCAGGAACCATAATATCAACCAAGAAGATTCAATTCAATGGAGCACAAGGAATTAAATATCTTGACGATAAAAGTATTTCAGCTCTTGTTTCCTTAGGGCAAGGAACAAATGGAGGAATAGTAGTTAATGGAAGCGTAGAATATCACGGTTTAATGTATGCTCCATACAGTAACATTACCTTTAATGGAAGCTCTACCATATTTGGAGCTGTTATTGGAGGTGGTTATGGAACTACTCAAGGAGTTACCTTCAACGGGAGCCAAAATATTGTTTATGATAACAGACTCGCTAATAATACTGTTTCTCCACCACCATTGATGGGAGAGCCATTGAAGTATGTTAATGTTTCTTTTGAAGCCTTTTCCTCTTCAGGAAAAGTATTAAGAAACAGATGGGCAGAGATTATAACTAAGACTGTTTCTGAGAATTATGTAAGCTCTCTAAATCCTATTATAAATATAAAGATGTAA
- the ilvB gene encoding biosynthetic-type acetolactate synthase large subunit, protein MLMTVAEAIIKYMQEEEGIEVIFGYPGGAVIGFYDALHNSTLKHVLVRHEQGAAHAADGYARSTGKVGVCIATSGPGATNLTTGIATAYMDSIPIVAITGQVKTSAIGKDSFQEVDTRGITMPITKHNYLITNPHEALRIIKEAFYIAKTGRKGPVLVDIPSDVFLSKIEYSVPSKVDLLGYKPNYDPHPLQIKRAAQLIKEAERPIILAGGGVIASEASQELIKFAEKINAPVVTTLMGKGSIPETHELSCGFIGMHGAAYANYAINDSDLIIAIGVRFSDRSTGKVETFAPNAKIIHIDIDPAEIGKNVNPYVPIVADAKRALERLVEVVEPKINAMWWEKIKEWKTKYPLRYRMSNDIIKPQYVIERIYELTKGEAIVVTEVGQNQMWAAQYYKVKRPRQFITSGGLGTMGFGFPAAIGAQIGNRDKIVIDIAGDGSIQMNIQELATAASERLPVKIFILNNSCLGMVRQWQELFYEKRYSCTLLDVAPNFEKLAEVYGAYGRRVEKIEELDEAIEWALNINDSPVIVDIQVNREENVFPMIPAGGSIDKMLID, encoded by the coding sequence ATGTTAATGACTGTTGCCGAAGCAATCATAAAGTATATGCAGGAAGAAGAAGGCATAGAAGTAATATTTGGATATCCAGGCGGCGCAGTAATAGGTTTTTATGATGCCCTTCATAATTCCACTCTAAAACATGTTCTGGTAAGGCATGAACAAGGTGCGGCTCATGCGGCAGACGGATATGCAAGATCTACCGGTAAGGTTGGAGTTTGCATAGCCACATCTGGTCCTGGTGCTACAAATCTCACCACTGGAATAGCTACTGCTTATATGGATTCGATACCAATCGTAGCTATAACAGGACAAGTTAAAACTTCTGCTATTGGAAAGGATTCTTTTCAAGAGGTAGATACAAGAGGCATAACCATGCCAATTACGAAGCACAATTATCTTATTACTAATCCCCACGAAGCTCTAAGAATCATAAAGGAAGCTTTTTATATTGCAAAAACAGGAAGAAAAGGTCCTGTACTTGTAGATATACCTTCAGATGTTTTCTTATCTAAAATAGAATATTCTGTCCCCTCAAAGGTTGACCTTTTGGGATATAAACCTAACTATGACCCTCATCCTTTGCAAATAAAAAGAGCTGCTCAGTTAATTAAGGAGGCAGAAAGACCAATAATTCTTGCAGGAGGTGGAGTGATAGCATCAGAAGCCTCACAAGAATTAATAAAATTTGCCGAGAAAATAAATGCTCCTGTGGTTACAACTCTGATGGGAAAGGGTTCAATTCCGGAAACCCATGAACTGTCTTGCGGATTCATAGGAATGCATGGCGCAGCTTATGCAAACTACGCGATTAATGATAGTGATCTTATTATTGCCATTGGCGTAAGATTTTCCGATAGATCTACGGGAAAAGTAGAAACCTTTGCTCCTAATGCCAAAATTATACACATAGATATTGATCCTGCTGAAATAGGTAAAAACGTTAATCCTTACGTTCCTATTGTGGCCGATGCTAAGAGAGCTCTAGAAAGACTTGTAGAAGTGGTTGAACCAAAGATAAATGCTATGTGGTGGGAGAAAATAAAGGAATGGAAAACCAAATATCCATTAAGATATAGAATGAGTAATGATATAATCAAACCTCAATATGTTATAGAAAGAATATATGAACTTACCAAGGGCGAAGCTATAGTAGTAACAGAAGTAGGACAAAATCAAATGTGGGCTGCTCAATATTATAAAGTGAAAAGGCCAAGACAATTTATAACATCTGGCGGACTTGGCACTATGGGGTTTGGATTTCCAGCGGCTATTGGAGCACAAATTGGTAATAGAGATAAAATTGTTATTGATATTGCTGGAGATGGAAGTATTCAGATGAATATTCAGGAGCTCGCCACAGCAGCCTCAGAGAGACTTCCAGTTAAGATTTTTATTCTTAATAACAGTTGCCTTGGTATGGTAAGACAATGGCAAGAATTATTTTATGAAAAAAGATATTCTTGTACTCTTCTTGATGTTGCTCCTAATTTTGAAAAACTCGCAGAGGTTTATGGAGCATACGGAAGAAGAGTTGAAAAAATAGAAGAATTAGATGAAGCCATTGAATGGGCATTAAATATTAATGATTCCCCTGTAATAGTAGACATCCAAGTTAATAGAGAAGAAAATGTATTTCCTATGATTCCTGCAGGCGGGTCTATTGACAAAATGCTTATTGATTAG
- a CDS encoding prepilin-type N-terminal cleavage/methylation domain-containing protein, whose product MRKGFSLIELYIVIAVLAIIAIASIPTLRNFYERKTLENIMWQLAQDLRIAREKAIVQQQDLIAYIGEDEYYIEFMQYGMLQNPQIYNIHFVPGDANSRYFKIVKLPKNIKLQFISPTVSINGKNYLGVVFKAGGNANEIRGQAKIVNLLSGRTLYSDSNIDNNGVVITGKSMSINLSYSIKIMATGKISL is encoded by the coding sequence ATGAGAAAAGGGTTCAGTCTAATAGAGTTATATATTGTCATTGCAGTTTTAGCCATTATTGCAATAGCGAGTATTCCAACTCTAAGAAATTTCTATGAGAGAAAGACTTTGGAAAATATAATGTGGCAACTTGCTCAAGATTTAAGGATTGCAAGAGAAAAGGCAATTGTTCAGCAGCAAGATCTTATTGCCTACATAGGAGAGGATGAGTATTATATTGAGTTCATGCAATATGGAATGTTACAAAATCCTCAAATTTACAATATACATTTTGTACCAGGAGATGCTAATTCTCGTTATTTTAAAATTGTAAAACTGCCTAAGAATATAAAGTTACAATTTATTTCTCCTACTGTGAGTATTAACGGCAAAAATTATTTAGGGGTTGTGTTTAAAGCTGGAGGAAATGCTAATGAAATTAGAGGACAAGCTAAAATTGTTAATTTATTAAGTGGTAGAACTTTGTATTCAGATAGCAATATAGACAATAATGGGGTGGTGATAACAGGCAAGAGTATGAGTATAAATTTATCCTATTCAATTAAAATAATGGCAACAGGTAAAATATCTCTATAG